One stretch of Danio rerio strain Tuebingen ecotype United States chromosome 6, GRCz12tu, whole genome shotgun sequence DNA includes these proteins:
- the tespa1 gene encoding protein TESPA1 — translation MESPSKIERRQAWALSSRRKFTVRDGEHRSPTADDQPHFSLQDDVFVDGCSAGKIESWLQGCGSEASPAKSIHLAGSLRTGVSFEDDLILGAEATGLYASSSAQQFSTPQQKLNLPLYSMGQSVASSAFSTTTARTASSLSEVLQMRAEDAEETLFQLGFGCEEPQVTARIPVRFFNFPSQLRGINFRLFLESQLSRIRQEDPCLSLASRFRQVEALTAMANAFYSLYSHVSRTPLQKLAPPQLTFTSPIVERSRSRNSVRSEPRSPVERLKDTISKMCLYTGSRGSDSTPPNNSPRKRKSSLSGVVEKSAENNNDDTEQDLCLQMEVDYLDQNLDWFIDSRTELNNRTCEENTERTDYSEPIPCESLSGMTSENVHKHRHRLEECTPCLEPKTDMDKKSKGCNVDSVHMNRSRVNVEPVPIITHDIICPQVVEYVKQAPYRCMYTNNVDAKDSHQAHQATNTPSVRQSNSMNVPKSLCQITITGWEDDTTFLNTQEQCSANINSYLTPVKPPNLNKQGNSFELEEVHSAEEEEATSSEFCSAVTLSVSPQHNKSLPLRGDSFQSDSSGYVEEEAQQSHSSLEKT, via the exons ATGGAGAGTCCTTCTAAGATTGAGAGACGGCAGGCGTGGGCGCTCAGCAGCCGCCGCAAGTTTACCGTCAGAGATGGAGAACACCGCAGCCCAACAGCAGACGATCAGCCCCACTTCTCTCTTCAAGATGACGTCTTTGTGGATG GATGCTCTGCAGGAAAGATTGAAAGCTGGCTCCAAGGTTGTGG GAGTGAAGCCAGCCCTGCCAAAAGCATTCACCTAGCAG GCTCTTTGAGGACAGGCGTCAGCTTTGAGGATGATCTGATTCTGGGAGCAGAAG CCACTGGATTATATGCCTCATCAAGTGCGCAACAATTTAG CACACCTCAACAGAAGCTTAACCTGCCATTGTACAGCATGGGTCAAAGTGTTGCTTCCAGCGCTTTCTCTACCACTACTGCCAGGACCGCTTCCAG TTTGTCTGAGGTCCTTCAGATGCGTGCAGAAGATGCAGAGGAAACCCTTTTCCAGTTGGGTTTTGGTTGCGAGGAACCACAAGTGACCGCTCGCATCCCAGTCCGCTTCTTCAACTTTCCGTCCCAGCTCCGAGGCATTAACTTCCGTTTGTTCCTCGAATCCCAGCTCTCAAGAATACGCCAGGAAGACCCCTGTCTTTCATTAGCAA GTCGTTTCCGACAAGTAGAAGCATTGACGGCAATGGCGAACGCCTTCTACTCGTTGTACTCCCATGTGTCCCGAACACCACTCCAAAAGCTCGCACCGCCCCAGTTAACCTTCACCTCCCCAATTGTGGAGAGGTCAAGGTCTCGAAACAGTGTCCGCAGTGAACCACGCTCCCCTGTTGAAAGACTAAAAGACACTATCTCCAAGATGTGCTTGTATACAGGATCTCGTGGTTCGGACTCTACGCCTCCAAACAACTCACCCCGAAAGCGTAAAAGTAGTCTCTCAGGTGTTGTGGAGAAGAGTgcagaaaataataatgatgacacCGAACAAGATTTATGCCTTCAAATGGAAGTAGATTATTTGGACCAAAACCTAGACTGGTTTATAGACAGCAGGACAGAACTTAACAATAGGACTTGTGAAGAAAACACTGAAAGGACTGATTACTCTGAGCCTATACCTTGTGAGTCACTATCTGGGATGACAAGTGAAAATGTACACAAGCACAGACACAGATTAGAAGAGTGTACACCATGCCTGGAGCCAAAAACGGACATGGACAAGAAGTCCAAAGGTTGTAATGTTGATTCTGTTCACATGAACAGATCTAGAGTTAATGTGGAACCAGTTCCTATCATCACCCATGATATCATTTGCCCTCAGGTTGTTGAATATGTGAAACAGGCACCTTATCGCTGCATGTACACAAATAATGTGGATGCCAAAGACTCACACCAGGCACACCAGGCAACAAATACACCCTCTGTAAGACAATCAAATTCTATGAACGTACCCAAGTCATTATGTCAGATCACAATCACTGGATGGGAGGATGACACCACCTTCCTCAATACACAGGAGCAGTGTTCAGCCAACATCAACAGCTATTTAACTCCAGTAAAACCACCAAACCTGAACAAGCAAGGCAACTCCTTTGAGCTGGAAGAG GTTCACAGTGCAGAAGAAGAGGAAGCCACTTCATCAGAATTCTGCTCTGCTGTCACATTATCCGTCTCACCACAGCATAACAAAT CGTTGCCTCTCCGAGGGGACAGTTTCCAATCAGACAGCAGTGGATATGTAGAAGAGGAAGCACAACAGTCCCACTCCAGCCTGGAGAAAACGTAA
- the tarbp2 gene encoding RISC-loading complex subunit tarbp2 (The RefSeq protein has 3 substitutions compared to this genomic sequence) — MNDEKSQDNGKRNSGYTSIEQMLAVNPGKTPISLLQEYGTRIGKTPVYDLLKAEGQAHQPNFTFRVSVGDINCTGHGPSKKAAKHKAAEAALKMLKGGMLGGIGGNGMEGDGFVGIEMEGECPQSEMKSSSSTQQAECNPVGALQELVVQKGWRLPEYTVTQESGPAHRKEFTMTCRVERFVEIGSGTSKKLAKRNAAAKMLSRIHDVPVDMRSSHEAEAEDDTFNMQIGGRLEGGKSKGLGCTWDSLRNSAGEKILQLRCHPLGQSDSIDSNFCSLLRELSEEQRFGVSYLDIEERSLSGLYQCLVELSTQPITVCHGFASSLDAARASAAHNALQYLKIMAGGK; from the exons ATGAACGACGAGAAAAGCCCGGATAACGGCAAGCGAAACTCTGGGTATACCAG TATTGAGCAAATGCTGGCTGTGAACCCCGGGAAGACGCCCATCAGTCTGCTGCAGGAATATGGAACGCGGATAGGCAAGACTCCAGTGTACGACCTGCTGAAGGCCGAGGGTCAGGCCCACCAGCCCAACTTCACCTTCCGCGTGTCTGTGGGAGACATCAACTGCACCGGCCAGGGCCCCAGCAAGAAAGCTGCCAAGCACAAAGCTGCCGAAGCGGCCCTGAAAATGCTAAAAGGAGGAATGCTGGGAGGAATCGGAGGAAACGGGATGGAGGGAGATGGGTTTGTCGGGATTGAGATGGAGGGAGAATG CCCTCAGTCAGAGATGAAATCATCCAGTTCAACACAACAAGCTGAGTGCAATCCAGTTGGAGCTTTGCAG GAACTAGTAGTGCAGAAAGGCTGGCGTTTACCTGAATACACCGTCACTCAAGAATCTGGTCCTGCACACCGCAAAGAGTTTACAATGACCTGCAGGGTGGAGAGATTTGTAGAGATAG GAAGTGGCACATCAAAAAAGCTTGCTAAAAGAAACGCAGCAGCAAAGATGCTCTCTCGTATTCACGATGTGCCGGTGGACATGAGAAGCAGCCACGAGGCCGAAGCAGAAGATGACACCTTCAACATG CAAATTGGTGGCAGACTGGAGGGAGGGAAGTCTAAAGGCCTGGGCTGCACATGGGACTCTCTGAGGAACTCTGCTGGAGAAAAGATCCTGCAGTTGCGCTGTCATCCTCTGGGCCAGTCTGACTCCATCGACTCCAATTTCTGTTCGCTCCTTCGTGAACTCTCTGAAGAACAGCGCTTTGACGTCAGCTATCTGGACATAG AGGAGCGCAGTTTGAGTGGCCTATATCAGTGTCTGGTGGAATTATCCACACAGCCTATTACCGTCTGCCATGGATTTGCTTCCAGTCTGGATGCGGCTCGTGCCAGTGCTGCTCACAATGCCCTGCAGTACCTCAAGATCATGGCAGGAGGGAAATAA